From Salvelinus namaycush isolate Seneca chromosome 27, SaNama_1.0, whole genome shotgun sequence, the proteins below share one genomic window:
- the LOC120022098 gene encoding CREB-regulated transcription coactivator 2-like isoform X1 codes for MFMAGTGNGGCGIGLGPGSSSGSCNPRKFSEKIALLTQRQAEDTAAFQEVMMDITSTRIQVQRARQARSLGTYYGGSLPNVNQIGRSTSDPQGQLPCSPDNGCPIRLHPMAERAQGEGRLSFPVRQNRRHTDNSPYRSVHLSPPPEPSWRRNWSSSSPVDESHQMHLPITALNRTNSDSALHTSVRNTHTGDHLSPNQQALTSRNRHGVFPYPVPPIEENVLEEGKPLRNTKKCPALPTGIKSRKFPGVNILFSPDQQFSALNVPSALNVSGSLPDLSSLHLPSPQPVGVDPDKPTACSTGHLPGTPSHLGARDDEFPLPGLSLSLQGSYSNPLLQSSHSIPNIQSSLSSHSLSSSLSSTSLNFSLSNTSLQSSPSNQSLQSFLSSSSLSGLSLQSTTSHCSYSSGIGGSRSCSSSSLSCSPRPTSQTQVPPARRRTPLSPLVVPTGGESRWLQSKQFSPVGSPKLSSITQGVLLNTNQLPQESRPPGYRHCQPQYEGTPAAQQPMHRGLPQRQHSLTEGQQQPRQEPQKTPPHHEKSRDLQQQGVHQQQQQHHHQHPQQQLPQTHNLQRVEYHHQQQYQHPNQLYQCQIQHVETEDQDLDTKQQRQSGSNQCENLQQQHLHQLQKEQHQRQQEQQQQQKQVYQNLPQQQPEKQRQQYQLHQQHPHQQNPHQQQYQQQAYRRQPQQHRALRQDEVLQQQQQHQQFQPYQQQQQRQNGNQQQQQQQQHQWHLQCAYPPSQSLNLCGQNMSNPQKVPTMQMTRKHQTQAQGRSWSHQKVQGQKDQILSTKISSQMNSFMDNSPDLYNDSSILDHFQNESYMGLHLTPSQTQALSQQLGQLSKEPLWGDSGPQSVVGKDGGVYCGNQVPQMSVHCQNQSSVDCHNILMTDKTAFEDFSGVLPMLGFDADPFALDNTLQIDPLDLEELNKLADGDMVEDSVKGHCSNLLR; via the exons ATGTTTATGGCAGGTACAGGCAACGGGGGCTGCGGGATAGGCCTGGGGCCAGGCTCTAGTTCTGGGTCCTGCAATCCGCGAAAGTTTAGCGAGAAGATAGCACTCCTCACCCAGCGGCAAGCTGAGGACACCGCAGCCTTTCAGGAGGTTATGATGGACATCACTTCCACCAGG ATTCAGGTCCAGAGAGCGCGGCAGGCCAGAAGCCTGGGCACTTATTACGGAGGCTCCCTTCCCAATGTCAACCAGATTGGGAGAAGCACTTCAGATCCACAG GGTCAGCTCCCCTGTAGTCCAGACAATGGCTGCCCCATAAGACTTCACCCAATGGCAGAGCGGGCACAAGGAGAGGGGCGGCTCAGTTTCCCAGTCAGGCAAAACAGGAGACAT ACTGACAACTCTCCCTACCGCTCAGTTCATCTGTCTCCACCACCCGAACCCAGCTGGAGAAG GAACTGGTCTAGCAGCTCTCCAGTGGACGAAAGCCACCAGATGCACCTTCCCATCACAGCACTTAATAG AACTAACTCAGACTCGGCCCTGCACACCAGTGTGAGGAACACCCACACAGGGGACCATTTGAGCCCCAACCAGCAGGCTTTAACCTCACGGAACAGACATGGTG TCTTTCCATATCCAGTGCCTCCGATTGAGGAGAATGTCCTAGAAGAGGGAAAACCATTAAGAAATACCAAGAAG TGTCCTGCACTTCCCACTGGAATCAAATCACGTAAATTCCCTGGTGTAAA CATCCTGTTCTCGCCAGATCAGCAGTTCAGTGCTCTCAACGTCCCTTCCGCTCTCAATGTGAGTGGCTCCTTGCCCGACCTCTCCAGCCTGCACCTTCCCTCCCCACAGCCAGTAGGTGTGGACCCAGACAAACCCACTGCCTGCAGCACTGGCCACCTACCTGGAACTCCCTCTCACCTTGGAGCCAGGGACGATGAATTTCCCTTGCcag GTTTGTCGTTGTCTCTCCAAGGCTCATACAGTAACCCATTGCTCCAGTCCTCCCACAGCATCCCCAATATCCAATCCTCTCTCAGCAGCCACTCCCTTTCCAGCTCTCTAAGCTCCACCTCCTTGAACTTCTCACTCAGCAACACTTCCTTGCAGTCATCCCCTAGCAACCAATCCCTCCAGTCCTTCCTCAGCAGTTCGTCCCTAAGCGGCCTATCCCTGCAATCAACAACTAGCCACTGTAGCTACAGCAGTGGGATTGGTGGATCTCgctcttgctcctcctcttcgctATCCTGCTCCCCACGTCCAACTAGCCAGACGCAGGTGCCTCCGGCAAGGAGGCGGACTCCCCTCAGCCCACTGGTCGTTCCCACTGGTGGAGAGTCTCGCTGGCTCCAATCTAAACAGTTTTCACCGGTTGGGTCTCCAAAGTTATCTTCTATAACTCAG GGAGTTCTCCTGAACACCAACCAATTACCACAGGAGTCAAGGCCACCAGGGTATCGTCACTGCCAACCTCAATACGAGGGTACTCCAGCAGCTCAGCAGCCCATGCATAGAGGTCTGCCACAGCGGCAGCATTCTCTGACAGAGGGGCAGCAGCAACCCAGGCAGGAACCGCAGAAAACGCCACCACACCACGAGAAATCCAGGGATCTGCAACAACAAGGTGTacatcagcagcagcaacaacatcatcatcaacacccACAGCAACAGCTCCCACAGACACACAATCTCCAACGAGTGGAATATCACCATCAACAACAGTACCAACACCCAAATCAACTATATCAATGCCAGATCCAGCATGTCGAGACAGAAGATCAGGACCTGGACACAAAACAGCAACGTCAAAGTGGGTCAAACCAGTGTGAGAACTTACAGCAACAACACTTACATCAATTACAGAAGGAACAGCATCAACGACAACaagagcagcagcaacaacagaaACAAGTGTACCAAAACCTCCCACAGCAACAGCCAGAGAAGCAAAGGCAACAATACCAGCTGCACCAGCAACACCCACACCAGCAGAACCCACATCAGCAACAGTATCAACAACAAGCATACCGAAGACAACCTCAGCAACACCGAGCACTTCGACAAGATGAGGTGctacagcagcaacagcagcaccaGCAGTTTCAACCAtaccaacagcagcagcagcggcaaaaTGGCaaccagcagcagcaacaacagcagcaacatcaGTGGCATCTCCAGTGTGCATACCCGCCATCTCAGAGCCTCAACTTGTGTGGGCAGAACATGTCAAATCCACAAAAAGTACCAACGATGCAGATGACTCGTAAGCATCAGACCCAAGCCCAGGGAAGGAGCTGGTCACATCAAAAGGTGCAAGGTCAGAAGGACCAGATTCTGTCGACCAAAATCTCCTCACAGATGAACTCCTTCATGGACAACAGTCCGGACCTCTACAAT GACTCTTCCATACTGGATCATTTCCAGAATGAGTCCTACATGGGCCTACACCTCACACCCAGCCAGACTCAGGCGCTTTCCCAGCAG CTGGGACAACTCAGTAAGGAGCCTCTCTGGGGAGATTCTGGGCCTCAATCTGTGGTTGGGAAAGATGGAGGGGTTTACTGTGGGAACCAGGTACCTCAGATGTCCGTCCACTGCCAGAACCAAAGCAGTGTGGACTGTCATAACATCCTTATGACAG ACAAAACAGCTTTTGAGGATTTCTCTGGAGTACTGCCCATGCTGGGATTTGATGCGGACCCCTTTGCCCTGGATAACACCCTTCAGATCGATCCCCTAGACCTGGAGGAGCTTAACAAGCTGGCAGATGGAGACATGGTCGAGGACTCTGTGAAAGGACACTGCTCTAACCTACTTAGGTGA
- the LOC120022098 gene encoding CREB-regulated transcription coactivator 2-like isoform X2: protein MFMAGTGNGGCGIGLGPGSSSGSCNPRKFSEKIALLTQRQAEDTAAFQEVMMDITSTRIQVQRARQARSLGTYYGGSLPNVNQIGRSTSDPQGQLPCSPDNGCPIRLHPMAERAQGEGRLSFPVRQNRRHTDNSPYRSVHLSPPPEPSWRRNWSSSSPVDESHQMHLPITALNRTNSDSALHTSVRNTHTGDHLSPNQQALTSRNRHGVPPIEENVLEEGKPLRNTKKCPALPTGIKSRKFPGVNILFSPDQQFSALNVPSALNVSGSLPDLSSLHLPSPQPVGVDPDKPTACSTGHLPGTPSHLGARDDEFPLPGLSLSLQGSYSNPLLQSSHSIPNIQSSLSSHSLSSSLSSTSLNFSLSNTSLQSSPSNQSLQSFLSSSSLSGLSLQSTTSHCSYSSGIGGSRSCSSSSLSCSPRPTSQTQVPPARRRTPLSPLVVPTGGESRWLQSKQFSPVGSPKLSSITQGVLLNTNQLPQESRPPGYRHCQPQYEGTPAAQQPMHRGLPQRQHSLTEGQQQPRQEPQKTPPHHEKSRDLQQQGVHQQQQQHHHQHPQQQLPQTHNLQRVEYHHQQQYQHPNQLYQCQIQHVETEDQDLDTKQQRQSGSNQCENLQQQHLHQLQKEQHQRQQEQQQQQKQVYQNLPQQQPEKQRQQYQLHQQHPHQQNPHQQQYQQQAYRRQPQQHRALRQDEVLQQQQQHQQFQPYQQQQQRQNGNQQQQQQQQHQWHLQCAYPPSQSLNLCGQNMSNPQKVPTMQMTRKHQTQAQGRSWSHQKVQGQKDQILSTKISSQMNSFMDNSPDLYNDSSILDHFQNESYMGLHLTPSQTQALSQQLGQLSKEPLWGDSGPQSVVGKDGGVYCGNQVPQMSVHCQNQSSVDCHNILMTDKTAFEDFSGVLPMLGFDADPFALDNTLQIDPLDLEELNKLADGDMVEDSVKGHCSNLLR, encoded by the exons ATGTTTATGGCAGGTACAGGCAACGGGGGCTGCGGGATAGGCCTGGGGCCAGGCTCTAGTTCTGGGTCCTGCAATCCGCGAAAGTTTAGCGAGAAGATAGCACTCCTCACCCAGCGGCAAGCTGAGGACACCGCAGCCTTTCAGGAGGTTATGATGGACATCACTTCCACCAGG ATTCAGGTCCAGAGAGCGCGGCAGGCCAGAAGCCTGGGCACTTATTACGGAGGCTCCCTTCCCAATGTCAACCAGATTGGGAGAAGCACTTCAGATCCACAG GGTCAGCTCCCCTGTAGTCCAGACAATGGCTGCCCCATAAGACTTCACCCAATGGCAGAGCGGGCACAAGGAGAGGGGCGGCTCAGTTTCCCAGTCAGGCAAAACAGGAGACAT ACTGACAACTCTCCCTACCGCTCAGTTCATCTGTCTCCACCACCCGAACCCAGCTGGAGAAG GAACTGGTCTAGCAGCTCTCCAGTGGACGAAAGCCACCAGATGCACCTTCCCATCACAGCACTTAATAG AACTAACTCAGACTCGGCCCTGCACACCAGTGTGAGGAACACCCACACAGGGGACCATTTGAGCCCCAACCAGCAGGCTTTAACCTCACGGAACAGACATGGTG TGCCTCCGATTGAGGAGAATGTCCTAGAAGAGGGAAAACCATTAAGAAATACCAAGAAG TGTCCTGCACTTCCCACTGGAATCAAATCACGTAAATTCCCTGGTGTAAA CATCCTGTTCTCGCCAGATCAGCAGTTCAGTGCTCTCAACGTCCCTTCCGCTCTCAATGTGAGTGGCTCCTTGCCCGACCTCTCCAGCCTGCACCTTCCCTCCCCACAGCCAGTAGGTGTGGACCCAGACAAACCCACTGCCTGCAGCACTGGCCACCTACCTGGAACTCCCTCTCACCTTGGAGCCAGGGACGATGAATTTCCCTTGCcag GTTTGTCGTTGTCTCTCCAAGGCTCATACAGTAACCCATTGCTCCAGTCCTCCCACAGCATCCCCAATATCCAATCCTCTCTCAGCAGCCACTCCCTTTCCAGCTCTCTAAGCTCCACCTCCTTGAACTTCTCACTCAGCAACACTTCCTTGCAGTCATCCCCTAGCAACCAATCCCTCCAGTCCTTCCTCAGCAGTTCGTCCCTAAGCGGCCTATCCCTGCAATCAACAACTAGCCACTGTAGCTACAGCAGTGGGATTGGTGGATCTCgctcttgctcctcctcttcgctATCCTGCTCCCCACGTCCAACTAGCCAGACGCAGGTGCCTCCGGCAAGGAGGCGGACTCCCCTCAGCCCACTGGTCGTTCCCACTGGTGGAGAGTCTCGCTGGCTCCAATCTAAACAGTTTTCACCGGTTGGGTCTCCAAAGTTATCTTCTATAACTCAG GGAGTTCTCCTGAACACCAACCAATTACCACAGGAGTCAAGGCCACCAGGGTATCGTCACTGCCAACCTCAATACGAGGGTACTCCAGCAGCTCAGCAGCCCATGCATAGAGGTCTGCCACAGCGGCAGCATTCTCTGACAGAGGGGCAGCAGCAACCCAGGCAGGAACCGCAGAAAACGCCACCACACCACGAGAAATCCAGGGATCTGCAACAACAAGGTGTacatcagcagcagcaacaacatcatcatcaacacccACAGCAACAGCTCCCACAGACACACAATCTCCAACGAGTGGAATATCACCATCAACAACAGTACCAACACCCAAATCAACTATATCAATGCCAGATCCAGCATGTCGAGACAGAAGATCAGGACCTGGACACAAAACAGCAACGTCAAAGTGGGTCAAACCAGTGTGAGAACTTACAGCAACAACACTTACATCAATTACAGAAGGAACAGCATCAACGACAACaagagcagcagcaacaacagaaACAAGTGTACCAAAACCTCCCACAGCAACAGCCAGAGAAGCAAAGGCAACAATACCAGCTGCACCAGCAACACCCACACCAGCAGAACCCACATCAGCAACAGTATCAACAACAAGCATACCGAAGACAACCTCAGCAACACCGAGCACTTCGACAAGATGAGGTGctacagcagcaacagcagcaccaGCAGTTTCAACCAtaccaacagcagcagcagcggcaaaaTGGCaaccagcagcagcaacaacagcagcaacatcaGTGGCATCTCCAGTGTGCATACCCGCCATCTCAGAGCCTCAACTTGTGTGGGCAGAACATGTCAAATCCACAAAAAGTACCAACGATGCAGATGACTCGTAAGCATCAGACCCAAGCCCAGGGAAGGAGCTGGTCACATCAAAAGGTGCAAGGTCAGAAGGACCAGATTCTGTCGACCAAAATCTCCTCACAGATGAACTCCTTCATGGACAACAGTCCGGACCTCTACAAT GACTCTTCCATACTGGATCATTTCCAGAATGAGTCCTACATGGGCCTACACCTCACACCCAGCCAGACTCAGGCGCTTTCCCAGCAG CTGGGACAACTCAGTAAGGAGCCTCTCTGGGGAGATTCTGGGCCTCAATCTGTGGTTGGGAAAGATGGAGGGGTTTACTGTGGGAACCAGGTACCTCAGATGTCCGTCCACTGCCAGAACCAAAGCAGTGTGGACTGTCATAACATCCTTATGACAG ACAAAACAGCTTTTGAGGATTTCTCTGGAGTACTGCCCATGCTGGGATTTGATGCGGACCCCTTTGCCCTGGATAACACCCTTCAGATCGATCCCCTAGACCTGGAGGAGCTTAACAAGCTGGCAGATGGAGACATGGTCGAGGACTCTGTGAAAGGACACTGCTCTAACCTACTTAGGTGA
- the LOC120022649 gene encoding protein JTB-like isoform X1 translates to MGRMESDCRIPMLCLRPRVLALHALFWGLVSLRVFGAALLSEEKTTVARPVTTPCWQMEEFVVAVECSRCTAFQSKSWAACTQTGYVERINCTKSNKDEYKSCRSTLMEELLFWKFEGAMLGLTILFALVVVARQRSLDRLASEKVRRQIESI, encoded by the exons ATGGGGAGGATGGAGAGCGATTGCAGAATCCCCATGTTGTGCTTGAGGCCCAGAGTCCTGGCTTTGCATGCACTCTTCTGGGGTTTGGTGTCTCTCAG AGTGTTTGGTGCAGCTCTGCTGAGTGAGGAGAAGACCACAG TGGCCAGGCCGGTAACCACCCCCTGTTGGCAGATGGAGGAGTTTGTGGTTGCGGTGGAATGCTCCCGGTGCACTGCTTTCCAGTCG AAGTCATGGGCAGCATGTACTCAGACGGGATACGTGGAGAGGATCAACTGCACCAAGTCTAATAAAGATGAGTACAAGAG CTGCCGCTCTACCCTGATGGAGGAACTCCTTTTCTGGAAGTTTGAGGGAGCCATGTTGGGCCTTACCATACTGTTCGCCCTCGTAGTGGTCGCTAGGCAACGTTCGCTGGACCGGCTTGCCTCCGAGAAAGTCCGCAGGCAAATCGAGTCCATCTAG
- the LOC120022649 gene encoding protein JTB-like isoform X2, which produces MGRMESDCRIPMLCLRPRVLALHALFWGLVSLRVFGAALLSEEKTTVARPVTTPCWQMEEFVVAVECSRCTAFQSSWAACTQTGYVERINCTKSNKDEYKSCRSTLMEELLFWKFEGAMLGLTILFALVVVARQRSLDRLASEKVRRQIESI; this is translated from the exons ATGGGGAGGATGGAGAGCGATTGCAGAATCCCCATGTTGTGCTTGAGGCCCAGAGTCCTGGCTTTGCATGCACTCTTCTGGGGTTTGGTGTCTCTCAG AGTGTTTGGTGCAGCTCTGCTGAGTGAGGAGAAGACCACAG TGGCCAGGCCGGTAACCACCCCCTGTTGGCAGATGGAGGAGTTTGTGGTTGCGGTGGAATGCTCCCGGTGCACTGCTTTCCAGTCG TCATGGGCAGCATGTACTCAGACGGGATACGTGGAGAGGATCAACTGCACCAAGTCTAATAAAGATGAGTACAAGAG CTGCCGCTCTACCCTGATGGAGGAACTCCTTTTCTGGAAGTTTGAGGGAGCCATGTTGGGCCTTACCATACTGTTCGCCCTCGTAGTGGTCGCTAGGCAACGTTCGCTGGACCGGCTTGCCTCCGAGAAAGTCCGCAGGCAAATCGAGTCCATCTAG
- the LOC120022251 gene encoding cocaine- and amphetamine-regulated transcript protein-like yields the protein MDSIRVRALFYLGVCLSVFSVVCLGQMSDDNRLSSQEEQFPLGYVTRDLADALERLLEGVQQDNRIGLSVEKKASLIPRCDVGERCAMKHGPRIGRLCDCLRGTACNTFFLRCY from the exons ATGGACAGCATCAGGGTCCGAGCACTCTTCTACCtgggagtctgtctgtctgtcttcagtgTTGTTTGCCTGGGGCAGATGTCAGATGACAACAGACTCTCTTCACAAGAGGAACAATTTCCACTGGGATATGTCACCAGAGATTTG GCTGATGCGCTCGAGAGGCTTCTGGAAGGCGTACAGCAAGACAACAGGATAGGTCTATCAGTGGAGAAAAAAGCAAGTCTCATTCCACGG TGTGATGTTGGAGAGCGGTGCGCTATGAAGCATGGGCCGCGCATTGGAAGGCTTTGTGACTGTCTGCGAGGCACCGCGTGCAACACATTTTTCCTGCGTTGTTACTGA